ATTTTCAGGGGAACACCAATGATGGTCCAGGCGATGGTTGTGTTCTACGGATTAGTCTACTTAGGCATTGATATTGATCGTTTCCTAGCAGCATCTATCGTAATTAGTTTAAATACAGGTGCTTATATGGCCGAGTATGTGCGCGGTGGGATTGTTTCGGTCGACAAGGGCCAATTTGAAGCGGCACAAGCTATCGGCATGAATCACTTACAAACGATGATTCATATCGTCATTCCACAAGTGGCACGTAATATTTTACCGGCAACAGGCAATCAGTTTGTCATGAATATTAAAGATTCATCCGTACTAAGTGTTATTTCCGTTGTGGAGCTATTCTTCACAGCGAACTCAGTAGCCGGCAGTAACTACCGTTATATCGAGGCATTCTTCATCGCGACGGTATTATACTTCATTATGACGTTTGTTGTGACACGTATTTTACTATTGTTCGAGAAGAAAATGGATGGACCAGAGAGCTATAAAGTCGAGCTTATTACAGGCAACAAGCTAGAAAAGGATGGTGAATAACATGTCGGTTGTGATTGATATTCAACATTTAAATAAAAAATTCGGCACGCACGAAGTATTAAAAGACGTGAATTTCCAAGTAAATAAAGGGGAAGTGGTTACGTTAATCGGGTCATCAGGATCTGGTAAATCAACACTTCTGCGTTGCATAAATTTACTCGAAACACCTACAGCAGGTGAGATTATTTATAACGGCGACAATATTCTAAACGAAGGCCATAACATCGAGAAATACCGTACACATCTAGGGATGGTCTTCCAGCAGTTTAACTTATTTAATAACTTAGATGTAATAAACAACTGTATCGTTGGACAAATAAAAGTATTGAAACGCTCAAAAGAACAGGCCGAGCAAAATGCGATGAAGTATTTAGAGCTTGTTGGGATGAGTGCTTATAAAAATGCCAAGCCACGACATTTATCAGGTGGGCAAAAACAGCGTGTTGCGATTGCACGTGCACTCGCAATGGACCCGGATGTAATGCTATTTGATGAACCAACTTCAGCGCTTGACCCAGAAATGGTTGGGGAAGTATTAAAGGTCATGCGTCACCTAGCCGATCAGGGCAACACGATGTTAATCGTTACGCATGAAATGGAGTTCGCAAAAGAAGTATCCGACCGCATTGTCTTTATGGATAAAGGGGTTATTGTAGAAGAAGGCCATCCAAGTGAGGTTTTAGTAAATCCACAGCATGACCGAACGAAGGAATTCTTGAAGCGAACGTTGAAATAGGAGACGAAAATAAAGCTCGCGGTGCTCGCGAGCTTATTTTCTTGAATTATATTCGCTAATAATTATAAAAATAATCGCAAACGCCACGACGATTGCATAAAACCAGGTAGGAACGCCACCAAATGCCATTAGATTCACCTCTCGCTAGCGAGTGTAACATGGTTATTGGCGTCAAATCAAACTTCCTTAGACAAAAATTCGACTCTAGTCTTTCATCTAATGCTAAAATCGTATAAAATAAGAAAGAATTTATTTAATTAAAGTGAGGGTAAATGAATGTTACATTTAAAATGGAAAGATGCACCGACAATCCGCACAGTGAAATGTGTTCATACAAACGCATCAAAGTTTTTAGTGTCAAACGTATTAACGGTTGGTAAAGAGTATGAAGTGAAAAACGAAACAGAAGAATTCTTATTCGTTATCGACAACTCAGGCGAAGTTGGCGGCTTTTACAAAGAGTACTTTGCTTAATTGAACGAAAAAAACACCATTTCTCGTAGTTCGAGGAATGGTGTTTTTTGTATTTATTTTTGCTCCTGTCGCTTCGCTTTCGTCGGAGAAGATAAAGGCTTGCTATACGCGGCTAGCCTTTATTTTTGTTCAAGAATCGTATGCTCAATCTCATGGCGTTTTTCATCTGTTTGCACTTGCATACGTAGTGTATCTTCAATATCCTTCAACAGCTGCATTTGTGTCGCCTTAAAGCGATCTACGTCAGTGTGGGATAGGGCAGGGCGTTTGTTGTTTTTTTGAACGTCCATCATTTTACTACTCTTTTTCATCATCTGTTCTGAGGCATTCATTAAGCGCTCCTGTGACTGCATTGCGCGGCGCTGGTTATTCATGCTTAGGAGCATACTAATTTGCTGCTGCCATAGCGGAATAGTCGTCATAATCGATGTTTGAATCTTTTCTAGCAACATTTGGTTCGTTTGCTGAATTAAGCGAATTTGCGGGGCATACTGGATGGCCACTTCACGCGACAATTCTAAATCATACATGCGACGGTCTAGCCATTCGATTTGCATATGAACGTCCTTTAATTCGTGCTTTTTAAAGGGATCGTCACTCGTTAGGGCACTTTCTTCAAGCGTTGGCAGAACAACATCAAAAAGGTGCTGTTTTTTTATCTCAAGTGATGCAATATAAATATTGATTTCTTGAAAGTAATCCTCGTTCATTGCATATAATTCATTTAGGAATTGATAATCACTAAGTAGGGCGTGCTGATTATGCTCAAGCTGAATGCCGAGGCGGTCAATGCGCTTAGAAAGCTTGTTGTACTGCGTCATCACTTCCTGGATAGACTGCTTTGGTTTACTGAACAACCGTGCAAAAAAGCCTTTCTCCTCTTCAATGAGTGCATCTGGATCGATAAGCTCTAAATGATGCAATAAATCGTTTAATACATCACCGACCTTACGCACATCTTTTCGCTGTATGTAATTGAGCATTTGAGAGGTGAATTTTTTCAACGCTTCCTGTGCAGGGAGGCCAAATGACAGCACATCCTCATAGTGTTTCGGCTCTAAATTTAGCGCATGCTCTAGTGCACGCTGCTTCATATGGTTCGAGAGTGATGCGAAAAGCGGTGATGTTGCCTTGTTCGCAACATTCACCGCAAATTGATCTTTACTTACTTGAATATCCACGTTATCTGTGTTCGTGAACGCTTCAAAAGGGTTATTGTTCATGACTATTCACCGCCGATTTTTAATCGATCTTTCCGCTTTTCGTTTGACATTTTCGCAAAATCTAATTCGATTTTTAAGTTTTCAATGTCACTCGATAGCGCACTCTTTAAATCATCTTCCATCGTCACTTGTAGTTCTTTTAACGTTTTACGCGTATCTTCTAACGCTAAATGAACATCTGTACTAGGAATTTGCTCTTTTGTTAGTAACGTATATTTATCAGAAAGCTCGACCGCACTTGGTAAATGCGCATAGAAGAAATCTTCAACCGCATAGAACTTTTGCGGATTTGTTTGCACAAGGTTAATAATGCGTTTTGCAAGCTTAGACATTTCATTAATTTGTTTAAATGAACGAACTGATCGTACGCGTACATATTGCTGATTTAATGCTTGTACATGAGATTTTGCTTGTTTTAACTGTGCATCAATTAACGTGTACTCGGATTTAGAAATACCGATTTTTTTACTTTGGCTGGATTTTTGCACAGCAAACGTAATTTTATTACTCGCATAGTAGGCAACGACAGCAAGAGGTATCGATAATAGACCAGCTGCGCCAGAAATGTTAATAATGGAAACACCAAAAACCGTAAATGCTCCAATAAAATTTAATAAATGTCTTGTTAAAAAGTTAGTAGGACCAAGCATTTTCGTACCTCCTTTACTTGATACTAATTGTACGAATGAAATCGTAAAAGGTTTCATTTTCTATTGCTATCGTATCAATTTTTTTCATCGTTACAAAGTAAAATGATTTTTCTACATAGAAAAAGAAGCAAAACGGAAAGGGCTCTGCTTCTTTTTCGTAGGTTAATGCATTAAACGCTCTTTTTCAATCACGCTAATTAAATCGTTAATATAGCTAATCACTTGCTTGGAAGCACCTTCAATTTCATGTAAATGCTGTTCTGCTTTTTCAATGTTGCCGGCATTGAATGCTTCTACAGCCGACTTAGCAGAAATATGCACTTGTTCGTGGTGACGGTCTAGCTCGCGGTAGGAAGCATGGTTGCCGAAGCGTTGTTTTGTTTTATCAGACAAATACCATTTTCCTAAACGACAATCACGGTGCGACGATACTTCAGATGGCGATAGTTTTTCTAAACCTAGGAACATATTGTAGACGCGCCATTTCCATAAAATATGGTCGGCTTTTGATAATAATAAAAGTGAAATACTTGATAGCTGTACATTATTGCTCGTTGTAATTTCATTACGGAAGCGGGTAATCTCTTGCCCTAATTTGTGAATATCGCGTGATGTATCATTCCCGAAATCACGGATATCTTCTTGCAAGTTTGAAATTTGTACCATGCGCACAGAAATTTCATCAATCGAAGCAGCCTGCTCCTGAGATGCAGCAGCTGTAGCCGTTACGTCACTATTGATGCTTTCGATAATATCAACGATTGAGTTTAACATCGGCAAGGATTCTTTCGCTTCGTCGGTTGCATCACGAATAATTGTCGTTGTTTCTGAAATCGATGTAGCAACATTGTTTGAGTAAGATTTTAACGACTGAACGTTCGTTGAAACTTGGCCTAATGCAGAAACCGTATTTTCAGCTAATTTACGAACTTCCTGTGCAACAACAGCAAAGCCTTTACCATGTTCTCCAGCGCGGGCAGCCTCAATCGATGCATTTAACGCTAACAAATTCGTTTGGTCTGCGATTTGGTTAATTAATGTGACAACATTTTCAATTTCATCAACATGTTTTTGTAGTTCTTTAAAGCTATGTACAATTTCCGTAAAGGTTTCTTCAGTTGTAAAGATTTCTTGTAGGGCATGCTCAATCGCTTCTTTACCGCGTGCAGCATTTTCTACAGACTCATTCGTTTTTTCGGCAATATTTGTAGAAGAACGGGCAATCTCTGCAATCGAAGCTGCTAGTTCTTGCGAGGCCGCCGTTGAGCTCGCAATATCATTTGACTGCGTATCAAGACGTTGAATCAGATCCTTCATATACATAATGTTGGCATTTGCATCCGTTAATGATGCAAGCTCTTCAATGACGTTTTCAAGTAAACGCTCTGTCATGACTTCAGTTAATAATTCCTGCTCAATGTTGACTGCAGCAGAAACTGATTTCATATATTTAAAGGCAATATGTGGTTTCATCCCAAAATGATGTAACACATGTGTGGTAATATAAAATGAAAATTGGTTAAAGACAACAATTAACTTTCCTGCCTCAAAACGATTTTGGCGCAGTAAGTTGAAGAATTTCAATGTTTGATCCACATATTCATCGTTTCGTTCTGCTAAGAAAAAATTTTTTAAATAGCGATCGATTTGGCTCTCTGAAATTGGATTTTTACCATTTGGCGCAATTTCGACTAAATACCTATTAAAAATTTCATGCATTGTTGGGGACATTTCTGAAACACGGTCATACAGATGTTTTAAATCAGCCTGGTTTTGTTGCTTAAAATTATTAAATGTTAAGGTTTGATGGAAGCGACCTGTTGCAGGTAAATCTGTACCTCGTTCAAATAAATCTTGTAATTCAGCTTTTGGTTTTAACGCAGAAAACATTATATAAAATCCTCCTTAGTTCGAAACTACCATTATTTTACCATAGCAGAATGTACAAGAATAGACATAAATGATGGAGTTGTTTAAAATAAAGTTAGAGAGAAGGGGAGCGTTTTATGTATAAAATTATTTATATGAAAGCAGATTACGAGCCTTGGTGGCAGTTTGAAGGATGGGAAGAGTATATTATTTCAGAATTAAGCTTTGACAATGAGCAAGCATTTCAGTTCGCGTTGTCCCAACTAGTAACCGATTTTAGAGCGCGCTATGAAAATGAAACATGTAAACAGGGCCGCTTCTACGCTTTCTGGTCTGACGATGAAACAGAATTTTGTGAAGCATGTGATGATGATGCACAAATTTATCACGGTATTATCGTTTCTGCATCTGAAGGAATCCAGATTTAACATCATTTAATAGAAAATTTTCATAATTCACAACATTATAATTGACGTGCAGGTTTTCTAACTATATACTTAATTTAACAATTGAAGTTGCACTACCGAACAGATAGATTCACATATTACAATGAGTAATCGGTGCAGTGGGTCGGTACTTTTTGTAATATGTGAATTTTTATTTTGTTTGATTTACAGCGGGAATTGTTCACTTTTATTTTTGGAGGTTTTTTTATGAAACAAGGTACAGTAAAATGGTTTAACGCAGAAAAAGGTTTTGGCTTTATCGAAGTAGAAGGTGGAACGGATGTATTCGTACACTTTTCAGCAATTCAAGGTGATGGCTATAAATCATTAGAAGAAGGCCAACGCGTAGAATTCGAAGTGGAAGACGGTAATCGTGGACCACAAGCAACAAACGTAACAAAACTATAATTCGTATGCACATTCAAACCCACGCTTATATAGTTAAGCGTGGGTTTTTAAATTGAAAAAGAAAGTAGGGGTTGGGATTCGAATAACACAAACGCCATTTGACCGCAATCTAATCATTACAATAATCGCTTTCTTGTTCATACTGCTCAGTGTGGCGCTCTTAAGTGGCTGTGAAGAGAAGCAAAGTGAAGTAGCACAAGAAGAGGAAGCAACGAGTAGCTTAACGCATCCGATTGATGAACGATACATAAATATTGCGCAGTACGAGCTTTTTTATCTTAATGAACGGATGGAATCTAAGGAGAATGTTACATTTCAAGCCTTAAGGAAAGCAATTGAAGTACATGCCTTATTCGAATACTTAGAAGCACAGGATATTCGGATTGAACCAGAAAAACTTGAGTTACAGCGTAAATTAATGTCAGAGCAGCTCGCGTATGATTTACAAAATTCGGATTTCCAGCATTATTTCGACCAGCTAAAAAAAGCGCTACAAATTGATGAACAAGACTATATCGAACAGTATTTACTCGTGAATAAAAACTATGAAAGTTTAAAAAGTGAGATGACTTCAACGAAAGTTGGTCTCCAGGTGGATGCCGATGGTCAAGCAAGTTATCCAACGAGTGAGAGCGAGCAGGATTACCGCGACAAGATGGGACTTTCCTTTGATTACCTCGAATATATTGCGGAAAGCATGCCCTATTATTTACCGGAGCCCATAAATGCACCGAATGTTTTGTTTGACAAAGACTATCAGAGATTAACAACAAATCGTGAGGGCGAAGTAATTTTTAGAGGTAAGCAATTTTCAACCAGTGATTTAACGATGGACCAATTAACCTTTATGCACCATCTTGACCTCGATTATCAGCTACCAGGTTTAGCGCGTTATAATTTTTCGACCTATCAAGAGCTACTCCAAAAGGTTGCACATGAAGATGTAAATAAGCGAGATATGGCCGAACAAATACTTGCTGTTTTAACAGTTGTTGAGACGACCCTCGATTGGGAATTTGGCGAACTCTTTGTATATGATGGGGTGATGCCAACATTTGATACCGAGAACCTTCGCAAGCATAAAGACATAACGTTCCAACTGATTGAACACGAATTTTATTATCGTAGTGAACAAATGCCTGGGAAGTTATATGCCTACCGGGTAGCGACAGAAAAAATTGTCGAGATGTATGGGCTGTTTAACTATTTACAGAAGGATTTTGATGTAGCATTTGATGCGCAAACCCTTGCTTCGATTCGCGCGGAGCAAGAGCAAAGCTTACAACAACAGCTCGAGGATCCTTATTTTAAACACTATCTAGATAATGTACTCGAAACGTATCAAATCACGCTCGAGACCTACCTGGATGACTATTTAATGGTACTCGCAGAATACGAGGCTCTTGTAAAGCGCATGGAAAAGGAACCTATTGGACTTGATGGAGATGGTCGTTACAATAAAGGGGACGTCCATGCCCGTTACCGAAATGCAACACAGTTGTCATGGACGCAACAATTTGAAAAGATGGACCAATTAAAATATGTGACAAAAGTTCAAGCATTGGATCCACAACCTGAATTAGCTTTTGAAATACCTGAAGGGCTAGAAATCGGATTAACTGATGAGGGCCACTATGTCTTTACCGAAGTCATAGGCTTTTTCCCAATGTGGTTAAACGAAGAACAGCAGACATTTTTAGCACAACTGAAACGTGATCATGCATTACCGGAGTTTTCAAGGTCTTTCATTCCGCATTATGTGGCACGTTTAGAGAAAACTGAAAATTCAGCCATACAGCAACAACTAATCGAACTGATTAAGATTTATCGCGAAACTTTAGCACTGTAACGAAAAAAGCGTATTCTAAGCACTAATAGCTTAGGACACGCTTTTTCTCATTAATACGTAATCAATGCTAATTTAGAAGTAATCATCGAAACTTCTCCGTTTTCATCGGTCATTTCAAATTCATAGGCAACGGCACCTACACCAGCGACATAGTATTGACGTTCCAGAATTGTATCGGTTTGTTTTTCGAGCACTATGACTTTGTTAAACGCGTCATATGGCGTCGTGTAGCTTGCTTCTGTTGCTGTAATTGTCCAGCCGTCAAAGGTTGTACCAATAGTAATCGGTGCCATAAGTTCTGTTGAAAGCACCGGTAAATTTTCTAATTCGGTAACTGTTTTTACCATTGCCTCATCGGCTACCTGGTCAACTAAATAAATCCCATCGCTATCAATGCGGTAGTATTTTGCTAACACAACACCACCGTTGTCCTGCTCGTAGCGTACGTAGTGATCACTAAGCCAATCTGTTTTAATGGTATAGCTCGCATATTCATTACCTTCACCTTCAAATGAGACAGTCGATGAGTCCTCATAAAGAAATAGCTGTAACTCCGCTGCGTTTTCAAATGCTTTGCCATAGTCCTGTTCGACTTCTGTAGACGTAAAGGCTTCTTGTTGATTGATGGGGCTTTCTGCCGGTTTGTTGTTTTCAGAAAGGGACTCTGTTTGCATACAACTCGCTAATAATAAGAAAAGGGGGAAAAGTAGTAATTTTTTTATAATCGGATCACTCACTTTCATGTTTGAACCAGCTAGTTGTCTTATATGAGTGCATTACTATATATATTCCTTTTTTTCAATTTTGATAAACTGGGCCATAGTAGGAATTGAAAAATCCCCCAAAGTTCCTTGAAGTAAGGAACTTTGGGGGATGGGGTAGGAAAGCTTATTTTAGGCCTTCTTTTTCTTTCCAATCTAAATATTCATCGTATGTTAATGGCTTATCTAAAATTGAGCCATCTTCACGGATTTCAATTACACGGTTAGCAATTGTTTGGATGAATTGGTGGTCATGAGATGTGAAAATCATCGCACCTTTAAAGCGAATTAAGCCTTCATTTAGCGCTTGAATTGATTCAAGGTCTAAGTGGTTGGTAGGCTCATCTAAAAGAATAACGTTGGCGTTGTTAAGCATCATTTTTGAAAGCATACAACGTACTTTTTCACCACCTGATAAAACACCAGGAGATTTCTTCACTTCTTCACCAGAGAATAACATACGGCCTAAGAAGCCACGTAAGAACGATTCTGTTTCATCATCTGGAGAGTATGGGCGTAACCAGTCAACTAATGACTTTTCGCCACCAGCGAAGTATTGATCGTGATCCATTTCAAAGTAGCTTTGCGTTGTCGTAACGCCCCATTTGAATGTACCAGCATCTGCTTCTTTACGTTCCATTAAGATATCCATTAATGCAGACTTCGCAATTGTGTTACCTAATAAAATGATTTTGTCATCTTTGTTTAGAGAGAAACGAATATCCTTGAATAATGTTTCGCCTTCATGAGATGCAGACAGTCCATCAACTGTTAATACGTCATTACCGATTTCACGGCCGATTTGGAAGTTGATGAATGGGTATTTACGGCTTGATGGTTGGATATCATCTAGCTCGATTTTGTCTAACATTTTTTTACGAGATGTTGCTTGAGAAGATTTCGATGCATTCGCAGAGAAGCGGGCAATGAAGTCTTTTAACTCTTTAATTTTTTCTTCTTTTTTCGAGTTTTGGTCAGCCATTAACTTTTGTGCTAATTGAGAAGACTCATACCAGAAATCATAGTTACCAACATAAAGCTTGATTTTACCGAAGTCTAAGTCAGCGATATGTGTACATACTTTGTTTAAGAAGTGACGGTCATGCGATACAACGATGACAGTGTTTTCAAAGTTCATTAAGAACTCTTCTAACCATTTGATTGCTTTGATGTCTAAGTGGTTGGTAGGCTCATCTAGTAATAGAACGTCTGGCTTACCGAATAATGCTTGTGCAAGTAATACTTTTACTTTGTCTGACCCTTCTAAGTCAGCCATTTTCATGTCATGTAGGTTTTCACCAATGCCTAAACCGCTTAAAAGTTGTGCAGCATCAGATTCAGCTTCCCAACCGTTCATGTCCGCGAATTCGCCTTCTAATTCAGCAGCACGCATGCCGTCTTCATCAGAAAACTCTTCCTTCATGTAGATTGCGTCTTTTTCAGCTTTTACTTCCCAAAGACGTTTGTTACCCATTACAACTGTATCAAGTACTGAGAATTCATCGTACTCGAAGTGGTTTTGGCGAAGTACAGATAAACGCTCGTCTTTACCCATTGACACGTTACCTTCTTGTGCTTCGATGTCACCAGATAAGATTTTTAAGAATGTTGATTTACCAGCACCGTTTGCCCCAATAAGGCCGTAACAGTTACCTGGATTGAATTTAATGTTTACGTCGTCAAATAATTTGCGGTCACCATAGCGTAGACCTACGTTTGATACTTGAATCATGTAAGTACCTCCCAATAATTTCGTTTATATTTTAGATTGCTTTCAAAAAGAGTTTGCTCTTTTGCACACAATGTTTCTATTATAGCACGTATGTAGCTTAAATTAAATATCAGTGCTTGTTAAAAGTGGTGAAATGTTAATGATTAATTGGCTTTTTGATTAGGAAGGGTGAAAGATGAGGGCGCGGAGTGTAACAGTGTATTACTTGTTCAACGCGTGTTTGATTGTAACAAAACGCCCCAAAAGGTAAGATGGACTTCCGGAGCGTTGTTAACTGGATAGTTATTGTTTGAAAGGATGTAAAGCGGTCGTATGGTCGATGTAAATGAAAGCATCATACCTGCTCCCAACTCTAGAAGGAACGTAATTTCCGTACGCTTCATAGGCAGGATCATACACAACGCCAATCGCACGGTGACCAATCCAATCGTTAAACAATTTTCTATTTGTATCGTTAAATAATAATACTTTGTCGTCTGGACTTGCTGCGTGGAGTTGACCTTCCCATTTGCTGAGTGGGGCAGGTGGGACGGTGATTTCCTCAAAAGGGTCACCCCAACGATCTGAGGCAATCACAGTGCCTTCATACGTGCCAAAACCAATTGCATAAGTGTTTTCCTTTCCGATTTGCGCTCGAATTACTTGACCGACATTGATGAGGTTTTCATTTTTCATGTCTGTCTCAGAAGCATCGCCGATATGTGTGTTATGTTCCCAAACGATAATCTTTGTATCATCGCCGTAATAGGTGCGTAATTCATGAATCGCTTCCACCATATGATAATCGCGCGTATTCCACGAGTTTTCATCGGCTATCATTTCTCGGTAGTACGCTTCTGCATTTTTTGCGACGAGCGCATTCATCATGACATTTAAATCCTCTTCCTGCCCACTCGAATACTGGTGCTGATGATTTCGTAATGAGTGTAATAAGCTAGCGACTTCATCGATACATTCATCAGAAAACTGAGCTGTAGAAAGGGCGTAGTGTTCAGGCATGCGATTGTACGGCTCAAAGCAAGTAAAAGCCTTTTTTGCGTGCTCTAAATCAACCTGATGCTGTGGATTATTCGATAAAAACTTCAATACTTCATCTACGGATTCGAATAGGCTATACAAATCGATGCCATAAAAGCCTACTTTTTGTTCGCGATTGACATTGATTTCTTTAAGCCACTCTGAAAAATTTGCAACTTCTTCATTTGCCCACATCCAAGTAGGCCACCGATTAAAAGCTTTTATTAAAACATCTTTTGCCGTTTCACCTTTAGCGCTGTAGCCCTTCACATATTGGTTCACTGCTTGCGCGGATGGCCAATCTCCTTCAACGGCAATCAGTTGAAAGCCCTTTTCAGTAATTAATTTTTTTGAAAGCTCCGCGCGAATTTCATAAAACTCGGATGTGCCGTGAGACGCTTCGCCGATCATCACAATCTTTGCATCTCCAATCGCTTCTACCATTTTAGTTAAGCTTGTATCGTTTAGTGGTAAGGAATGTTCTACAATCGCCTGAATTAATTTATTTGTCATAAGTAACTCCTTTTTAAAAATGTCCCATAAAAGTAGGGAAGTATAGAAAAAATCACTTATCTTTCTTGCGCTTAACAAAAGAACGTTTATAGCTATAGGCACTAAAAGCACCTAAAGCAAGGACAATGATTGTAAGGACAATTACGAGCACCCAGAAAGAAAGGCCATTTTCAGTATCGGTATCTGTTTGTAAAGTATCGACAAGATCTGCTACATCGGATTCTATTTTTTGATCTGTATCAGCGCCCCGAATCTTACCTTCAGCCGTCTCAGCAGCAGTTGGCCTATTTACTGTGAACGAAAATGAACCAGATAATGGGTGACCATCTTGGCTAATACTGTCCCATTCCACTGTATAGGTGTCATTTGGAAGAGGGTTAGCAAATGTCCCACTTAATACACCTTCATTCACTGAAATGGAGTCCAGTGGAATTTCTGAACC
The sequence above is a segment of the Solibacillus sp. FSL H8-0523 genome. Coding sequences within it:
- a CDS encoding DUF1033 family protein, giving the protein MYKIIYMKADYEPWWQFEGWEEYIISELSFDNEQAFQFALSQLVTDFRARYENETCKQGRFYAFWSDDETEFCEACDDDAQIYHGIIVSASEGIQI
- a CDS encoding methyl-accepting chemotaxis protein; the protein is MFSALKPKAELQDLFERGTDLPATGRFHQTLTFNNFKQQNQADLKHLYDRVSEMSPTMHEIFNRYLVEIAPNGKNPISESQIDRYLKNFFLAERNDEYVDQTLKFFNLLRQNRFEAGKLIVVFNQFSFYITTHVLHHFGMKPHIAFKYMKSVSAAVNIEQELLTEVMTERLLENVIEELASLTDANANIMYMKDLIQRLDTQSNDIASSTAASQELAASIAEIARSSTNIAEKTNESVENAARGKEAIEHALQEIFTTEETFTEIVHSFKELQKHVDEIENVVTLINQIADQTNLLALNASIEAARAGEHGKGFAVVAQEVRKLAENTVSALGQVSTNVQSLKSYSNNVATSISETTTIIRDATDEAKESLPMLNSIVDIIESINSDVTATAAASQEQAASIDEISVRMVQISNLQEDIRDFGNDTSRDIHKLGQEITRFRNEITTSNNVQLSSISLLLLSKADHILWKWRVYNMFLGLEKLSPSEVSSHRDCRLGKWYLSDKTKQRFGNHASYRELDRHHEQVHISAKSAVEAFNAGNIEKAEQHLHEIEGASKQVISYINDLISVIEKERLMH
- a CDS encoding 5-bromo-4-chloroindolyl phosphate hydrolysis family protein, producing the protein MLGPTNFLTRHLLNFIGAFTVFGVSIINISGAAGLLSIPLAVVAYYASNKITFAVQKSSQSKKIGISKSEYTLIDAQLKQAKSHVQALNQQYVRVRSVRSFKQINEMSKLAKRIINLVQTNPQKFYAVEDFFYAHLPSAVELSDKYTLLTKEQIPSTDVHLALEDTRKTLKELQVTMEDDLKSALSSDIENLKIELDFAKMSNEKRKDRLKIGGE
- a CDS encoding toxic anion resistance protein, whose protein sequence is MNNNPFEAFTNTDNVDIQVSKDQFAVNVANKATSPLFASLSNHMKQRALEHALNLEPKHYEDVLSFGLPAQEALKKFTSQMLNYIQRKDVRKVGDVLNDLLHHLELIDPDALIEEEKGFFARLFSKPKQSIQEVMTQYNKLSKRIDRLGIQLEHNQHALLSDYQFLNELYAMNEDYFQEINIYIASLEIKKQHLFDVVLPTLEESALTSDDPFKKHELKDVHMQIEWLDRRMYDLELSREVAIQYAPQIRLIQQTNQMLLEKIQTSIMTTIPLWQQQISMLLSMNNQRRAMQSQERLMNASEQMMKKSSKMMDVQKNNKRPALSHTDVDRFKATQMQLLKDIEDTLRMQVQTDEKRHEIEHTILEQK
- a CDS encoding amino acid ABC transporter ATP-binding protein; this translates as MSVVIDIQHLNKKFGTHEVLKDVNFQVNKGEVVTLIGSSGSGKSTLLRCINLLETPTAGEIIYNGDNILNEGHNIEKYRTHLGMVFQQFNLFNNLDVINNCIVGQIKVLKRSKEQAEQNAMKYLELVGMSAYKNAKPRHLSGGQKQRVAIARALAMDPDVMLFDEPTSALDPEMVGEVLKVMRHLADQGNTMLIVTHEMEFAKEVSDRIVFMDKGVIVEEGHPSEVLVNPQHDRTKEFLKRTLK
- a CDS encoding ATP-binding cassette domain-containing protein; protein product: MIQVSNVGLRYGDRKLFDDVNIKFNPGNCYGLIGANGAGKSTFLKILSGDIEAQEGNVSMGKDERLSVLRQNHFEYDEFSVLDTVVMGNKRLWEVKAEKDAIYMKEEFSDEDGMRAAELEGEFADMNGWEAESDAAQLLSGLGIGENLHDMKMADLEGSDKVKVLLAQALFGKPDVLLLDEPTNHLDIKAIKWLEEFLMNFENTVIVVSHDRHFLNKVCTHIADLDFGKIKLYVGNYDFWYESSQLAQKLMADQNSKKEEKIKELKDFIARFSANASKSSQATSRKKMLDKIELDDIQPSSRKYPFINFQIGREIGNDVLTVDGLSASHEGETLFKDIRFSLNKDDKIILLGNTIAKSALMDILMERKEADAGTFKWGVTTTQSYFEMDHDQYFAGGEKSLVDWLRPYSPDDETESFLRGFLGRMLFSGEEVKKSPGVLSGGEKVRCMLSKMMLNNANVILLDEPTNHLDLESIQALNEGLIRFKGAMIFTSHDHQFIQTIANRVIEIREDGSILDKPLTYDEYLDWKEKEGLK
- a CDS encoding DUF6501 family protein — its product is MLHLKWKDAPTIRTVKCVHTNASKFLVSNVLTVGKEYEVKNETEEFLFVIDNSGEVGGFYKEYFA
- a CDS encoding cold-shock protein, whose amino-acid sequence is MKQGTVKWFNAEKGFGFIEVEGGTDVFVHFSAIQGDGYKSLEEGQRVEFEVEDGNRGPQATNVTKL
- a CDS encoding amino acid ABC transporter permease, whose protein sequence is MAFLESVWGLFTNNWELFLRGAWTALLLAIIGTICGTLIGFFIGIMHTIPQRKRSIKTVLLKIFNFLLTAYVEIFRGTPMMVQAMVVFYGLVYLGIDIDRFLAASIVISLNTGAYMAEYVRGGIVSVDKGQFEAAQAIGMNHLQTMIHIVIPQVARNILPATGNQFVMNIKDSSVLSVISVVELFFTANSVAGSNYRYIEAFFIATVLYFIMTFVVTRILLLFEKKMDGPESYKVELITGNKLEKDGE